A DNA window from Nerophis lumbriciformis linkage group LG33, RoL_Nlum_v2.1, whole genome shotgun sequence contains the following coding sequences:
- the LOC133576004 gene encoding interleukin-17F yields the protein MEKFQLLRVLMLCLLAVHQCLAMPLQSHCIDEAICTYSLQDYYGQMVTIPSHINERSIAPWNYIENIDLNRVPQVIHEASCHTSHSCRGLDNAFGLETIPVSLRMPVLKKNPSCLPTASYSLEFELITIACICVISRHS from the exons ATGGAAAAATTTCAG CTGCTACGTGTATTGATGCTGTGTCTGCTGGCTGTCCACCAGTGCCTGGCTATGCCACTGCAGAGCCATTGTATCGACGAAGCAATCTGTACATACAGCTTGCAGGATTACTACGGCCAGATGGTCACTATACCCAGCCACATCAATGAGCGCAGTATTGCCCCCTGGAATTATAT TGAGAACATCGACTTGAACCGGGTACCTCAGGTTATTCATGAAGCCAGCTGCCACACAAGCCATTCCTGCAGAGGGCTCGACAATGCTTTTGGTCTAGAGACCATACCTGTATCTCTACGGATGCCTGTCCTCAAGAAGAACCCCAGCTGTTTGCCGACAGCGAGCTACTCTCTGGAGTTTGAACTCATCACCATAGCATGTATATGTGTTATTTCCAGGCACAGCTGA